A region of Candidatus Binatia bacterium DNA encodes the following proteins:
- a CDS encoding ArsA family ATPase, giving the protein MSFSDLLRRQLVFIVGKGGVGRTTVTLGIALEAARRGQRVLAVELEGARGLEAALAAQRASTSPPEGLDRIEYMAIDGRRALEEYLSLIIPVRRLLKTVFSSSVYQYFVAAAPGLKELMTVGKLWYEADRRRGKDGQPHELVLVDGPATGHSLQYLRMPQAALEAFTSGLVHREAERVVGLLRDPEATAVVVVTLPEEMPANESCDMYRGLNELGMHTALLVVNQVHTAPCTRAELEEVASRLRADAVATRGKRRERAERKDAKEGRDGKSAGRDALLAEILARAEEELGWSEINAAHLERLAKEIPVPTVKLPYIFNEEFGAEEVCQLGRELSTQLDATGAARPARAKSPR; this is encoded by the coding sequence ATGAGCTTCTCCGATCTCTTGCGCCGGCAGCTCGTCTTCATCGTCGGCAAGGGCGGCGTCGGTCGCACGACGGTGACGCTCGGCATCGCGCTCGAGGCGGCGCGTCGCGGACAGCGCGTGCTCGCGGTAGAGCTCGAGGGCGCGCGCGGTCTCGAGGCGGCGCTCGCGGCGCAGCGCGCGTCGACGTCGCCCCCCGAGGGTCTCGACCGCATCGAGTACATGGCGATCGACGGACGGCGCGCGCTCGAGGAGTACCTGTCGCTGATCATCCCGGTGCGCCGCCTGCTGAAGACGGTGTTCTCGAGCAGCGTCTACCAGTACTTCGTGGCGGCGGCGCCCGGGCTGAAGGAGCTGATGACGGTCGGCAAGCTCTGGTACGAGGCCGACCGTCGCCGCGGCAAGGACGGCCAGCCGCACGAGCTCGTGCTGGTCGACGGTCCGGCGACGGGCCACAGCCTGCAGTACCTGCGCATGCCGCAGGCGGCGCTCGAGGCGTTCACGAGCGGGCTCGTGCACCGCGAGGCGGAGCGCGTCGTCGGTCTCTTGCGCGATCCCGAGGCGACCGCGGTCGTCGTGGTCACGCTGCCCGAGGAGATGCCGGCCAACGAGAGCTGCGACATGTACCGCGGCCTGAACGAGCTCGGCATGCACACCGCGCTGCTGGTCGTGAATCAGGTGCACACCGCGCCGTGCACGCGCGCCGAGCTCGAGGAGGTCGCGAGCCGGCTGCGTGCCGACGCGGTCGCGACGCGCGGCAAGCGGCGCGAGCGTGCCGAGCGCAAGGACGCCAAGGAGGGCAGGGACGGCAAGAGCGCCGGCCGCGACGCGCTGCTCGCCGAGATCCTGGCCCGCGCCGAGGAGGAGCTCGGCTGGTCGGAGATCAACGCCGCGCACCTCGAGCGTCTCGCCAAGGAGATCCCGGTGCCGACCGTCAAGCTGCCCTACATCTTCAACGAGGAGTTCGGCGCCGAGGAGGTCTGCCAGCTCGGCCGCGAGCTCTCGACGCAGCTCGACGCGACCGGCGCCGCGCGCCCCGCGCGCGCGAAGAGTCCGCGCTGA
- the fabF gene encoding beta-ketoacyl-ACP synthase II: MTRGGLQRRRVAITGLGVVSPLGCGVEQNWEALMAGRSGITRITRFPCDDFPTKIAGQVPDFSPERYIEKKDRKKMDVFIQYALGAATMAMEESGLKITDDNAGRVGCIVGVGIGGLESIEETHCSFLESGLRRLSPFFIPKLIGNLAPGQISMRFGAKGINYAPTSACASGAHGVGEAFRLIRDGYLDAAIAGGAEAAVTPLGVGGFSVMRALSTRNDEPERASRPFDRDRDGFVIGEGAAILILEEMESALQRGARIHAEIVGYGANADAYHITQPAPEGRGAAECMRLALEDAGVEPHQVGYVNAHGTSTEANDANETTAIKKVFGEHAARLAVSSTKSMTGHLLGAAGSLEAVYTALAVREQMLPPTINYENPDPACDLDYVPNQARRASFEVAISNSFGFGGTNACLVFRRFEPSGGGER, from the coding sequence ATGACCAGGGGAGGCCTGCAGAGACGCCGCGTTGCGATCACTGGCTTGGGCGTGGTGAGCCCGCTGGGATGCGGAGTCGAGCAGAACTGGGAAGCTCTGATGGCGGGCCGCTCCGGCATCACCCGCATCACCCGCTTCCCCTGCGACGACTTCCCGACCAAGATCGCCGGCCAGGTGCCCGACTTCTCGCCCGAGCGGTACATCGAGAAGAAGGACCGCAAGAAGATGGACGTCTTCATCCAGTACGCGCTGGGTGCGGCGACCATGGCGATGGAGGAGTCGGGGCTGAAGATCACCGACGACAACGCGGGCCGCGTGGGCTGCATCGTCGGCGTCGGGATCGGCGGCCTCGAGTCAATCGAAGAAACACATTGCAGCTTCCTCGAGTCGGGTCTGCGGCGGCTGTCGCCGTTCTTCATCCCGAAGCTGATCGGCAACCTCGCGCCCGGCCAGATCTCGATGCGCTTCGGCGCGAAGGGCATCAACTACGCGCCGACCAGCGCGTGCGCGTCGGGCGCGCACGGGGTCGGTGAGGCGTTCCGCCTGATCCGCGACGGCTACCTCGACGCGGCGATCGCGGGCGGCGCCGAGGCCGCGGTGACGCCGCTCGGCGTCGGCGGCTTCAGCGTCATGCGCGCGCTGTCGACGCGCAACGACGAGCCCGAGCGCGCGAGCCGCCCGTTCGACCGCGACCGTGACGGCTTCGTGATCGGCGAGGGCGCGGCAATCCTGATCCTCGAGGAGATGGAGTCGGCGCTCCAGCGCGGCGCGCGGATCCACGCGGAGATCGTCGGCTACGGCGCGAACGCGGACGCGTACCACATCACGCAGCCGGCGCCCGAGGGCCGCGGCGCGGCGGAGTGCATGCGGCTCGCGCTCGAGGACGCCGGCGTCGAGCCGCACCAGGTGGGCTACGTCAACGCGCACGGCACCTCGACGGAGGCCAACGACGCCAACGAGACCACCGCGATCAAGAAGGTCTTCGGCGAGCACGCGGCGCGCCTCGCGGTGAGCTCGACGAAGTCGATGACCGGACACCTGCTCGGCGCGGCCGGCAGCCTCGAGGCCGTGTACACCGCGCTCGCGGTGCGCGAGCAGATGCTGCCGCCGACCATCAACTACGAAAACCCCGACCCGGCCTGCGACCTCGACTACGTCCCCAACCAGGCTCGGCGCGCGAGCTTCGAGGTCGCGATCTCGAACTCGTTCGGATTCGGCGGCACCAACGCGTGTCTCGTGTTCCGCCGGTTCGAGCCGAGCGGCGGCGGCGAGCGCTGA
- a CDS encoding energy-coupling factor transporter transmembrane component T, whose translation MTSSLFLDRGSALHGVHPLTKLFAAAAFFVAVFSLEHPLAIAPYVAVLLAAAAVARATPNLVRLRLLLIAIPLGTVLVWTFFFRQSTADLVFRPSVEGLVFGLGMGLKLLSFLLINVVLLSTTRVEELTFAFTRLGLPYRVGFALTLAFRLVPLFADSAATVLQAQRLRSLGAEARGVRARLRRTAPVIVPVFMGALRRADQMAIALDMRGFSLPGRRQPLLERRVGLPDLFVALIAIGAPASAFLMRAAGFGLVGR comes from the coding sequence GTGACCTCGTCGCTCTTTCTCGACCGCGGCAGCGCCCTGCACGGCGTGCACCCGCTCACCAAGCTGTTCGCCGCGGCCGCGTTCTTCGTCGCCGTGTTCTCGCTCGAGCACCCGCTCGCGATCGCGCCGTACGTCGCGGTGCTGCTCGCCGCGGCCGCCGTCGCGCGCGCGACGCCGAACCTCGTGCGGCTGCGCCTCCTGCTGATCGCGATCCCGCTCGGGACGGTGCTCGTGTGGACGTTCTTCTTCCGACAGAGCACCGCCGACCTCGTGTTCCGTCCGTCCGTCGAGGGCCTCGTGTTCGGTCTCGGGATGGGGCTCAAGCTGCTGAGCTTCCTGCTGATCAACGTGGTGCTGCTGTCGACCACGCGGGTCGAGGAGCTGACCTTCGCCTTCACGCGGCTCGGGCTGCCGTACCGCGTCGGCTTCGCGCTGACGCTCGCGTTTCGCCTGGTGCCGCTGTTCGCGGACTCCGCCGCGACCGTCCTGCAGGCGCAGCGTCTGCGCAGCCTGGGCGCCGAGGCGCGCGGCGTGCGCGCGCGTCTCCGCCGCACGGCGCCCGTGATCGTCCCGGTGTTCATGGGGGCGCTGCGGCGCGCGGATCAGATGGCGATCGCGCTCGACATGCGCGGCTTCAGCCTTCCGGGACGTCGCCAGCCGCTGCTCGAGCGCCGGGTCGGGCTCCCCGACCTGTTCGTCGCGCTGATCGCGATCGGCGCGCCGGCGAGCGCCTTCCTGATGCGCGCCGCGGGCTTCGGCCTCGTCGGTCGCTGA